In Candidatus Defluviilinea proxima, a single genomic region encodes these proteins:
- a CDS encoding GNAT family N-acetyltransferase produces MNVSLQEQLKVSLPEGFTVRGAKLEDVEPALVLFNRWSRSVIHEDEITDADAIRTEWKSPGFDPMEDIRLVFAPNGEMVGYIEVWTTANPPVHPWTWGRVHPDYENKGIGTWLLTWAEERAKRVITNLPADLRFAPRVGIYQQADTSQKLFVGMGFQRIRSSYTMRINMETPPPAPQWPNGITLRTFNPETDMVSVYRVVDEAFSDHFGHIDTPFEEGLERFKHFSTGDENFDPTLWFLAMDGDEIAGISLCRKNAFDNPNVGWVNTLGVLRPWRKQGLGLALLRHSFGELYRRGQRMVGLGVDAENLTGALRLYESAGMHVHLAFDLFEKELRPGKEISVQSL; encoded by the coding sequence ATGAACGTATCTTTGCAAGAACAATTGAAAGTTTCACTTCCCGAAGGTTTCACTGTTCGTGGGGCAAAATTGGAAGATGTGGAACCCGCCCTCGTGTTGTTCAACCGTTGGTCGCGGTCAGTCATTCATGAAGATGAGATCACAGACGCAGATGCGATTCGCACGGAATGGAAATCGCCTGGGTTCGACCCGATGGAAGACATTCGTTTGGTGTTCGCACCGAACGGAGAGATGGTCGGTTACATCGAAGTGTGGACAACCGCCAACCCGCCTGTCCATCCGTGGACTTGGGGGCGTGTACATCCCGATTATGAAAACAAAGGCATCGGTACATGGCTCCTCACATGGGCAGAAGAACGCGCTAAAAGAGTCATAACTAACCTTCCCGCTGATCTACGCTTTGCGCCTCGTGTCGGTATCTATCAGCAGGCAGATACATCACAAAAGTTGTTCGTAGGAATGGGCTTTCAGCGCATCCGCAGTTCATATACCATGCGCATCAACATGGAAACCCCTCCTCCGGCACCACAATGGCCGAATGGCATTACTTTGCGTACGTTCAACCCCGAAACGGATATGGTCTCCGTCTACCGTGTTGTGGATGAAGCGTTCAGTGACCACTTTGGCCATATTGACACACCCTTTGAAGAAGGGCTGGAGCGTTTCAAACATTTCTCAACGGGAGACGAAAATTTCGACCCCACGCTCTGGTTCCTTGCCATGGATGGCGATGAGATTGCAGGGATCAGCCTATGCCGCAAAAATGCGTTTGACAACCCAAATGTTGGATGGGTAAACACACTGGGTGTGCTGCGCCCGTGGCGCAAACAAGGACTTGGCCTTGCGTTGCTTCGTCACTCATTTGGTGAGTTGTATCGGCGCGGGCAACGCATGGTTGGCCTCGGCGTCGATGCCGAAAACCTGACCGGTGCACTGCGCCTCTATGAAAGTGCAGGCATGCATGTCCATTTGGCATTCGACCTTTTTGAAAAGGAACTCAGACCCGGCAAAGAAATCAGTGTACAATCACTTTAA
- a CDS encoding YdeI/OmpD-associated family protein, whose product MPDFFRDALSAHGLMDAYLSRPPYQQNDYIGWIQRARLETTKQKRLNQILDELKKGNVYMKMKWNPK is encoded by the coding sequence ATGCCCGATTTTTTCCGTGATGCACTTAGTGCACATGGATTGATGGACGCCTATCTTTCACGTCCGCCCTATCAACAGAACGATTACATCGGCTGGATTCAACGTGCCAGGCTAGAAACTACAAAGCAGAAGCGTTTGAATCAAATATTGGATGAGTTGAAAAAAGGGAATGTTTACATGAAGATGAAATGGAATCCAAAATAA
- a CDS encoding MFS transporter: MFSNLKLNAKTVYLFIEFSAAMFFAMMFTVTSLYEATVAGLTPVQLILVGTTLEISAFVFEVPTGIVADVYSRRLSIIIGYILMGVGFLVEGFFPAFLPILLAQVIWGLGYTFTSGATQAWISDEIGEDDANKLFIRATQIGLFASLIGMGLATLVGANNVAMPLRVGSAGVLLIGFILAIIMPETGFHPTPREDRNTWQHMWYTFKQGVDTVRAKPRLMNIVFIGLFYGIYSEGFDRLWVKHLLDTFELPVIFGNNQVAFFAALRVAGTILTIFAVRFVEKRVDSSSSLAIGRAVLVVTAGISLAMFGFALSQILIISLILYLIIDALRDVHIPLQTAWVNQKLDSKVRATVHSMFGQVDAIGQMLGGPIVAVIAATGSAVASLVTSSLLLSPALFFIRRINTQSLAESTQGSENEAIG, from the coding sequence ATGTTTTCCAATTTAAAGTTAAACGCAAAAACTGTTTATTTATTCATAGAATTTAGTGCGGCGATGTTCTTTGCGATGATGTTCACTGTGACGTCGTTGTATGAGGCCACTGTCGCAGGGCTGACGCCTGTTCAACTGATCCTCGTCGGCACAACGCTTGAAATTTCGGCGTTTGTCTTTGAAGTTCCCACAGGCATCGTCGCGGATGTGTACTCACGCAGGCTTTCGATCATCATCGGCTATATCTTAATGGGTGTAGGTTTTCTCGTCGAAGGTTTCTTCCCTGCCTTTCTGCCCATTCTGCTGGCACAGGTCATCTGGGGTTTAGGCTACACATTCACCTCGGGCGCCACACAAGCTTGGATCTCGGATGAGATCGGCGAAGATGATGCCAATAAGCTTTTCATCCGTGCCACACAGATCGGTCTATTCGCATCACTGATCGGTATGGGGCTCGCTACTCTCGTTGGTGCAAATAATGTCGCCATGCCATTACGTGTTGGCTCGGCAGGTGTGTTGTTGATCGGGTTCATTCTTGCGATCATCATGCCCGAAACTGGATTTCACCCCACCCCACGCGAAGATCGCAATACGTGGCAACATATGTGGTACACGTTCAAACAAGGCGTGGATACCGTCCGTGCCAAACCGCGCCTCATGAACATCGTCTTCATTGGCTTGTTCTACGGTATCTACAGCGAAGGCTTTGACCGTCTGTGGGTCAAACATCTGCTCGACACGTTCGAATTACCTGTCATCTTTGGGAATAACCAAGTCGCTTTCTTTGCGGCGTTGCGCGTGGCGGGCACGATCCTCACCATCTTTGCTGTCCGCTTTGTGGAGAAGCGTGTGGACTCGTCGAGTTCGTTGGCGATTGGGCGTGCTGTGCTTGTTGTGACGGCGGGCATCTCGCTGGCGATGTTTGGTTTTGCACTTTCACAAATCCTTATCATCAGCTTGATTCTGTATCTCATTATTGACGCCTTGCGTGATGTTCACATTCCCCTACAAACTGCGTGGGTGAATCAAAAACTGGATTCCAAAGTCCGTGCCACGGTTCATTCGATGTTTGGACAAGTGGATGCCATCGGGCAGATGTTGGGAGGTCCTATCGTTGCGGTGATCGCGGCAACGGGTTCTGCTGTCGCTTCGCTCGTGACCTCAAGTCTGCTTCTCTCTCCCGCGCTTTTCTTTATCAGGCGCATAAACACCCAATCGTTGGCAGAATCAACTCAAGGGTCCGAGAATGAGGCGATTGGTTGA
- a CDS encoding HAD family phosphatase, whose amino-acid sequence MSIKAVIFDLGGVILRTEYQAPRQHLAERLGMEYDELVKIVFDSPTAKQATVGEVTTPAHWLSVMKRLKQPASEAEKIREEFFAGDVLDRQLLDFLRSLRSTHKTCLISNAWDDLREYILKEKFEDAFDHMVISAEVKVAKPSAKIYQIALDQLKVSPNEAVFVDDFYENIEACESLGIKGIHFKNPEDALRQLKALL is encoded by the coding sequence ATGAGCATAAAGGCAGTTATCTTCGATCTGGGAGGGGTGATCCTTCGTACCGAATATCAGGCGCCGCGTCAGCATCTCGCGGAGCGATTGGGCATGGAATATGATGAACTCGTCAAGATCGTCTTTGACAGCCCAACGGCGAAACAGGCAACTGTTGGCGAGGTGACTACCCCCGCGCACTGGCTGTCCGTGATGAAGCGTTTGAAACAACCTGCTTCGGAGGCCGAGAAGATCCGCGAGGAATTCTTTGCAGGCGATGTGCTTGATCGTCAATTACTAGACTTCTTGCGTTCATTGCGAAGTACGCATAAAACCTGCCTGATCTCCAATGCATGGGATGATTTGCGAGAATACATTCTCAAAGAGAAGTTCGAGGATGCTTTCGACCATATGGTCATTTCGGCGGAGGTCAAGGTGGCGAAACCGTCAGCGAAGATCTACCAGATTGCGCTGGACCAGCTCAAAGTGAGTCCGAACGAAGCGGTTTTTGTCGATGATTTTTACGAAAATATCGAAGCTTGTGAATCACTCGGCATCAAGGGAATCCATTTCAAAAATCCCGAAGACGCCCTACGACAACTCAAAGCCTTACTCTAA
- a CDS encoding GNAT family N-acetyltransferase, whose protein sequence is MHIDLTTPPPVVVFPDGIELRPFVREEHSLAVLAAQNEAFRDHWGSHDMTLEQLELRKFAREDFDPSLWMIAWDGDQVAGFSQNRYRMGIGWIGTLGVRRPWRKKGLGYSLLVHSFGEFYKRGTKTIGLGVDASNPTGATRLYQKAGMHAASEFVTYEKELRPGRDSNEHE, encoded by the coding sequence ATGCATATTGATCTGACGACTCCTCCGCCTGTTGTTGTTTTTCCCGATGGCATCGAATTACGTCCTTTTGTGCGAGAGGAACATTCTCTTGCAGTATTGGCCGCACAGAATGAAGCCTTCCGCGATCATTGGGGAAGCCATGACATGACGCTTGAACAATTGGAATTGCGCAAATTTGCCCGCGAGGATTTTGACCCGTCGCTGTGGATGATCGCTTGGGATGGCGATCAGGTCGCGGGCTTCTCGCAAAATCGGTATCGCATGGGAATTGGCTGGATCGGCACATTGGGCGTTCGTCGTCCGTGGCGTAAAAAGGGATTGGGGTACTCGTTGCTGGTCCATTCCTTTGGCGAGTTCTACAAACGTGGCACAAAGACAATTGGTCTCGGTGTTGATGCGTCTAATCCCACCGGGGCAACACGTCTATATCAAAAGGCGGGTATGCATGCCGCCAGTGAGTTTGTGACCTATGAAAAAGAGTTGCGCCCCGGGCGCGACTCTAATGAGCATGAATAG
- a CDS encoding GNAT family N-acetyltransferase gives MNDILQGKLVRLSAMDADEVGKAFSRWSRDSEFIRLFNSDAARMTSTTKEKKWIEKELEEQSASLYWFSIRKLDDNILLGDIDLYVHNWSARDTFVAIGIGERDFWDKGYGTDAMNVILRYAFTEINMKRVSLGVFEYNPRAIRSYEKTGFRHEGRIRGLLNREGKRWDMLSMSILREEWMEQHDNKTTN, from the coding sequence ATGAATGATATTTTGCAAGGCAAGCTTGTTCGATTGAGCGCGATGGATGCTGATGAGGTAGGCAAAGCCTTTTCCCGCTGGAGTCGTGATTCAGAGTTTATACGCCTTTTCAATAGTGACGCGGCGCGTATGACATCTACAACAAAGGAGAAAAAATGGATCGAAAAGGAATTGGAAGAGCAGTCTGCCAGCCTTTACTGGTTTAGTATCCGTAAATTGGATGACAACATACTGCTCGGCGATATTGACCTGTATGTACACAACTGGTCAGCGCGCGATACATTCGTCGCGATTGGTATTGGTGAACGCGATTTCTGGGATAAGGGATATGGCACAGATGCGATGAACGTGATTTTGCGTTATGCCTTTACCGAGATCAACATGAAACGTGTATCGCTTGGCGTATTTGAATACAACCCACGTGCTATCCGTTCTTATGAAAAGACGGGCTTTCGCCACGAAGGCCGCATACGTGGATTACTCAATAGAGAAGGAAAGCGTTGGGATATGCTCTCGATGAGCATCCTGCGCGAAGAATGGATGGAACAACATGACAACAAAACTACAAACTAA
- a CDS encoding MOSC domain-containing protein, translating into MKLLSINIGKERQQQRKDYIETTGIYKMSVDRPVEIKSLGIDGDAICDTKHHGGVDQALYIYGGADYVWWSKEIGRELAPGTFGDNLTISDLESAKFNVGDYIHVGEVTLQVTSPRIPCGTFATRMDDPHWVKKFKAAERPGLYVRIIKQGTIKAGDEVRVEKYTKETVSIVQMYRDHYTKGYTEETLQRYLNSPIDVRSRKDMEEHLKEVSVQK; encoded by the coding sequence ATGAAGTTACTCAGTATCAACATCGGCAAAGAAAGACAACAGCAAAGAAAAGATTATATTGAAACGACGGGCATCTACAAAATGTCCGTGGACAGACCCGTGGAGATCAAGTCCCTTGGCATCGATGGCGACGCCATCTGCGATACCAAGCACCATGGCGGCGTTGATCAGGCGCTCTACATCTACGGTGGCGCAGATTACGTGTGGTGGTCGAAAGAGATCGGAAGAGAGCTCGCTCCCGGCACCTTTGGCGATAACCTGACCATCAGCGATCTGGAAAGTGCCAAATTCAATGTCGGCGATTACATCCATGTCGGTGAGGTGACCCTGCAAGTCACTTCGCCGCGCATTCCGTGTGGCACATTTGCCACTCGTATGGATGATCCGCACTGGGTGAAAAAGTTCAAAGCCGCAGAACGCCCTGGCTTGTATGTCCGCATTATCAAACAAGGCACGATCAAAGCAGGCGACGAAGTAAGAGTCGAAAAATACACCAAGGAAACAGTTTCCATTGTGCAGATGTATCGCGACCACTACACAAAGGGATATACAGAAGAGACGTTACAACGGTATCTCAACTCCCCCATCGATGTACGCAGTCGCAAGGATATGGAAGAACATCTGAAGGAAGTCTCCGTACAAAAATAA
- a CDS encoding response regulator, whose protein sequence is MATWNTDVDTIPLHTVLIASDHPENISALETLFQQRNCIVLSESNVANTLQTARLVGPSLMLVDMKLSKDKRNFLLKELRTASRGPIILIASANSVEDVLEANKAGADECLFKPVNPAVLIVKAMAWLGHGKRHDRPTQPYRIPKSPRQSTSRPS, encoded by the coding sequence ATGGCTACCTGGAACACAGATGTTGACACGATCCCCCTCCATACGGTGCTGATCGCTTCCGATCACCCAGAAAATATCTCTGCTTTGGAAACCCTCTTTCAGCAAAGGAACTGCATTGTTCTTTCTGAATCGAATGTTGCCAACACCCTGCAAACCGCGCGCCTCGTAGGGCCATCCTTGATGTTGGTTGATATGAAACTTTCAAAAGATAAACGTAATTTCCTCTTGAAGGAATTGCGTACCGCAAGCCGCGGCCCCATCATTTTGATTGCATCTGCAAATTCAGTGGAAGATGTACTCGAAGCAAATAAGGCGGGCGCAGATGAATGTCTTTTCAAGCCTGTCAACCCAGCCGTATTGATCGTAAAAGCCATGGCATGGCTTGGGCACGGAAAACGTCATGACCGCCCAACTCAACCCTACCGTATTCCCAAAAGCCCCCGGCAATCCACAAGCCGCCCATCCTAG
- a CDS encoding GNAT family N-acetyltransferase produces the protein MKDLFRGELVRFVAEEPATRAKAEVGWQRDSEFHRLADDTPPMLISETKLREWVEKQMEKGFQPKRYFFSIHTLDDDKHIGFLSMWVDLVHSEGWVGLGIGDREFWGKGYGTDMMRLCLQYAFTELNLRRMSLGLLEYNPRALRSYEKAGFYLEGRTRSDICRDGKRYDSLWMGVLRDDWLQMQNGEIS, from the coding sequence ATGAAAGACTTATTTCGCGGAGAGTTAGTCCGTTTTGTAGCGGAAGAACCGGCGACACGTGCCAAAGCGGAAGTTGGTTGGCAACGTGATTCGGAATTCCATAGGCTTGCGGACGATACTCCCCCTATGCTTATATCCGAGACTAAATTAAGGGAATGGGTTGAGAAACAGATGGAAAAAGGTTTTCAACCCAAACGATATTTCTTCTCGATCCATACATTGGATGATGATAAGCACATCGGCTTTCTGTCCATGTGGGTAGATCTGGTCCACAGTGAAGGGTGGGTGGGCCTCGGCATTGGTGATCGTGAGTTTTGGGGCAAGGGTTATGGCACCGATATGATGAGACTTTGCCTGCAATATGCCTTTACCGAGTTGAACCTTCGTCGCATGTCGCTGGGCTTGCTGGAATATAACCCGCGTGCATTGCGTTCGTATGAGAAAGCAGGGTTCTATCTTGAAGGTCGAACCCGAAGCGATATCTGCCGTGATGGTAAACGATATGATTCGCTTTGGATGGGAGTCTTGCGGGATGATTGGTTGCAAATGCAAAATGGAGAAATCTCATGA
- a CDS encoding DUF4287 domain-containing protein — MTSLEKAVLTQLANIQKKTGMSLAELSAFVKKSGLSKHGEIRDMLKEKLGLGHGDANALVHAIFESDGARAAKGKSADTVLDEIYTGPKAGFRPIHETLMKHMDRFGEFEIAPKKGYVSLRRKKQFAMIGPKTNTRFEVGINAKELPKNPRLVEQPKGSMCNYIVNLTDVNQVDVDLIKWLKSAYESADE; from the coding sequence ATGACCTCACTCGAAAAAGCTGTTCTTACCCAACTTGCCAACATCCAAAAGAAAACAGGTATGTCGCTGGCAGAACTATCCGCTTTTGTGAAGAAAAGCGGCCTCTCCAAACATGGTGAGATTCGTGACATGCTCAAAGAGAAGCTTGGGCTCGGTCACGGCGATGCCAATGCATTGGTGCATGCCATTTTTGAATCGGATGGCGCACGCGCGGCAAAAGGCAAAAGTGCAGATACTGTATTGGATGAAATCTACACTGGCCCCAAAGCTGGCTTCCGCCCCATTCACGAAACGCTGATGAAACACATGGATCGGTTCGGTGAATTTGAGATCGCGCCCAAGAAAGGCTATGTCAGCCTGCGGCGCAAGAAACAATTTGCAATGATCGGCCCCAAAACCAATACACGTTTCGAGGTCGGCATCAACGCAAAAGAACTCCCAAAGAATCCGCGCTTGGTCGAACAACCCAAGGGTAGCATGTGCAATTACATCGTCAACTTGACCGATGTGAATCAAGTGGACGTTGATCTCATCAAATGGCTCAAATCTGCCTATGAAAGTGCAGATGAATAG
- a CDS encoding GNAT family N-acetyltransferase translates to MKTTQKIILRDLGNGLVMRRSSAEDVDALSAFNGLIHGEDEADTKRLGAWTRDLLTRQHPTFHADDFLIVEESSTGRIVSSMNLIPQTWSYEGIEFGVGRPELVGTLPEYRGKGLIRVQLDEIHKWCAERGLLVQAITGIPYFYRQFGYEMALDFVGRRVGYEAQVPKLKEGEKEKYIVRPAVEADLPFIANLYERATQRHMMKCMRNLDVFQYEVFEQSRDAVHYFNTNVIEDPTGELVGYVQHSDYLNRAVSIAVWYELKQGISWLDVTPSVIRYLWSTGKEYAKRDGGECTAFGFMGGAHHPVYQALGRGLPTVHEPYAYQVRVPDLVAFLNHIKPVLEKRLAESVAAGHSREIKVSFYRDGLRIMIEKGKLSIEKWIPVPKDDEGDIAFPDHTFLQMLFGYRSFEELSTSFVECWWYGEDVRILMSILFPKKLSDVFPIA, encoded by the coding sequence ATGAAAACCACACAAAAAATAATTTTACGTGACCTTGGGAATGGTCTTGTCATGCGCCGTTCCTCCGCCGAAGATGTGGATGCACTTTCGGCGTTTAATGGATTGATCCACGGTGAGGACGAAGCGGATACTAAACGCCTCGGCGCATGGACCCGTGACCTGCTTACCCGTCAACACCCCACATTCCACGCTGATGATTTTCTGATCGTCGAAGAATCTTCAACAGGACGAATTGTCTCGTCTATGAATTTGATTCCGCAAACATGGAGTTATGAGGGAATTGAGTTCGGCGTAGGGCGACCCGAACTCGTAGGCACATTGCCCGAATATCGCGGTAAAGGATTGATCCGTGTGCAACTCGATGAGATACACAAGTGGTGTGCTGAGCGGGGATTGCTTGTACAAGCCATTACAGGCATTCCTTATTTCTATCGTCAATTTGGATATGAAATGGCGCTCGATTTTGTGGGGCGGCGCGTGGGGTATGAAGCACAAGTTCCAAAACTGAAAGAGGGGGAGAAGGAAAAGTATATTGTTCGCCCTGCGGTAGAAGCTGACCTGCCCTTTATTGCCAATTTATATGAGCGTGCCACGCAACGCCATATGATGAAGTGCATGCGTAACTTGGATGTGTTCCAATATGAAGTGTTCGAGCAAAGTCGGGATGCGGTCCATTATTTCAACACAAACGTGATCGAAGATCCAACAGGTGAACTGGTTGGATATGTTCAACATTCAGATTATCTAAACCGAGCAGTGTCGATCGCCGTCTGGTATGAGTTAAAGCAGGGTATTTCATGGTTGGATGTGACGCCGAGCGTTATCCGTTACCTTTGGAGTACAGGGAAGGAATATGCAAAACGTGATGGTGGGGAATGTACAGCGTTCGGTTTTATGGGTGGCGCACATCATCCTGTATATCAAGCGCTTGGTAGGGGTCTACCCACTGTGCATGAACCATATGCTTATCAGGTGCGCGTCCCTGATCTGGTGGCCTTCCTAAATCACATTAAACCCGTCCTGGAAAAGCGACTTGCTGAATCGGTTGCCGCTGGTCACAGCCGTGAGATCAAGGTTAGCTTTTATCGTGATGGCCTGCGGATCATGATCGAGAAGGGTAAACTATCCATCGAAAAATGGATACCCGTCCCCAAAGATGATGAGGGCGATATTGCCTTCCCCGACCACACATTCCTGCAAATGTTGTTCGGCTATCGCAGTTTTGAGGAATTGAGTACATCCTTTGTCGAGTGCTGGTGGTATGGGGAAGATGTTCGAATTCTGATGAGTATCCTTTTTCCAAAGAAACTGTCAGATGTATTCCCGATAGCGTAG
- a CDS encoding GNAT family N-acetyltransferase, protein MTTKLQTKDAVLDPTISLRFAQWADLSAVTQLVYDVCEADGDTTVAVTEEEMKLEWQTPGFNIETDGIVAVTSDGRIVGFEEFGNEYEHSKLRTDGYVHPQFKGLGIATSMMKLIEERARKEIALAEPDVRVYLHSTLDNHDESGKSVHESCGFAPFGITGACILI, encoded by the coding sequence ATGACAACAAAACTACAAACTAAAGACGCGGTTCTGGATCCAACGATCAGCCTGCGTTTTGCTCAATGGGCCGACCTCTCCGCTGTGACTCAACTTGTCTACGATGTGTGCGAAGCGGATGGTGACACCACAGTCGCAGTGACCGAGGAAGAGATGAAGCTCGAATGGCAGACGCCTGGCTTCAACATTGAAACAGATGGCATTGTCGCTGTCACAAGTGATGGACGCATCGTCGGTTTCGAAGAGTTCGGAAATGAATACGAACATTCCAAGCTCCGCACGGACGGATACGTTCACCCACAATTCAAAGGATTGGGCATTGCCACCTCGATGATGAAGTTGATCGAGGAGCGGGCACGCAAGGAAATTGCGCTCGCTGAACCAGATGTCCGCGTGTATTTGCACAGTACATTGGATAATCATGATGAAAGCGGCAAGAGCGTCCATGAAAGTTGTGGATTTGCCCCATTCGGTATCACTGGCGCATGCATATTGATCTGA
- a CDS encoding GNAT family N-acetyltransferase has product MFDIQTQLFEGQDVRLGPMDYEKDPEIESKWTHDSDFMRMYSVEPARPMSAAMVKKQYEKLEKEMEEDKNVYHFAIRARTDDRLIGKATVQWIEWSNGNAHIHLGIGAADDRRKGYGSQALQMLLRFAFAELNLFRVTARVPEYNEGVIALLKKFGFVEEVRRRQALERDGRCWDLFVFGLLKDEWLNQPRA; this is encoded by the coding sequence ATGTTCGATATACAGACTCAATTGTTCGAAGGTCAGGATGTTCGTTTGGGCCCAATGGATTATGAAAAAGACCCGGAGATCGAATCGAAATGGACGCATGATTCAGATTTTATGCGTATGTATTCGGTTGAGCCTGCGCGTCCCATGTCGGCGGCGATGGTGAAGAAGCAGTATGAGAAACTCGAAAAAGAAATGGAAGAGGATAAGAATGTCTACCATTTTGCCATCCGTGCCAGGACCGATGATCGTTTGATCGGTAAGGCAACCGTGCAATGGATCGAATGGTCCAATGGGAATGCTCACATCCATTTGGGGATCGGTGCGGCGGATGATCGGCGCAAGGGATATGGTTCACAGGCATTGCAAATGTTGCTCCGTTTTGCATTTGCCGAGTTGAATTTGTTTCGTGTGACAGCGCGCGTCCCTGAATACAACGAAGGTGTGATCGCACTTTTAAAGAAGTTCGGCTTTGTCGAAGAGGTGCGTAGGCGTCAGGCGCTCGAACGGGATGGGCGTTGTTGGGATCTGTTCGTTTTCGGCTTGTTGAAAGATGAATGGCTGAATCAGCCTCGGGCTTAA
- a CDS encoding VOC family protein, whose translation MNKKTEYPPQNIFAITLFTEDLNKAKKFYESVFDLTLVFEDGNSAVYKIGETLINLLKATAASELVAPATVGSPADGARLVFTVHVDDVDAMCKKITAQGVELLNGPIDRPWGIRTASFKDPGGHIWEIAK comes from the coding sequence ATGAACAAGAAAACAGAATATCCGCCCCAAAACATTTTTGCCATTACATTATTTACCGAAGATCTCAACAAGGCAAAAAAATTCTATGAATCAGTTTTTGACTTAACGTTAGTATTCGAAGATGGCAACTCCGCTGTTTACAAGATCGGGGAAACACTTATCAACTTATTGAAAGCTACAGCCGCAAGCGAGTTGGTTGCCCCTGCAACTGTGGGAAGTCCCGCTGATGGAGCCCGCCTGGTATTCACAGTCCACGTGGACGATGTTGATGCTATGTGTAAAAAGATAACCGCTCAAGGTGTCGAATTACTGAACGGTCCCATAGATCGTCCTTGGGGAATCCGAACCGCCAGTTTCAAAGATCCCGGTGGTCACATTTGGGAGATCGCGAAATAA
- a CDS encoding putative metal-binding motif-containing protein, with the protein MNPNPSLGPGEYVIEDIPFGEVVLGWGLSSNVEHTLTIAVRALDAAGNELGINRRQIQFQPCALPEDFVENTLYLHGLVEPETVWQCPDDPGASLAYIYAELFDPSGVVSRVTASSRLTAASGANSGSLPALELERSPIRTPAGGWYYYGTLDTHGFDLSRLSDFDYGLWVYLQAFDASGSPVYSVLDPYIIRFRTDCYTDETYNGGTGKQDVATETPEPSGPKTFVLSRNAVCRTGPSLDYKVAEYISAGASVPAQARSANSAWLVVVLPNGVRCWVGVQLGTLDGDPNELPEEKAPDITVPPTKSSGGGGGSAVDADGDGYKSDVDCNDSSDKINPGAPEYPDDYTDSNCNGEDNS; encoded by the coding sequence ATGAATCCGAATCCGTCTTTGGGGCCCGGTGAATATGTGATCGAAGATATTCCATTTGGCGAGGTTGTTTTAGGCTGGGGCTTATCTTCCAATGTTGAACACACACTCACTATTGCAGTACGCGCCTTGGATGCCGCTGGAAATGAATTGGGCATCAACCGCAGACAGATCCAGTTTCAGCCATGTGCCTTGCCTGAAGATTTTGTCGAGAATACTTTGTATTTACATGGTTTGGTGGAACCGGAAACTGTTTGGCAGTGCCCAGATGATCCGGGTGCTTCGCTCGCGTATATATACGCCGAGCTGTTCGATCCGTCGGGTGTGGTGAGCCGTGTGACTGCTTCCAGCCGCCTGACCGCGGCTTCGGGAGCAAATTCCGGGTCTCTCCCAGCCTTGGAATTGGAACGAAGCCCAATCAGAACTCCGGCGGGTGGTTGGTACTATTATGGCACCCTTGATACTCATGGATTCGATCTGTCACGGTTAAGTGATTTTGACTATGGTTTGTGGGTCTATTTACAGGCATTCGATGCATCAGGCAGTCCCGTATATTCCGTGCTGGATCCTTACATAATCCGTTTCCGTACGGACTGTTATACCGATGAAACATACAATGGGGGCACGGGCAAGCAGGATGTGGCAACAGAAACTCCCGAACCATCTGGCCCGAAGACTTTTGTATTGTCACGTAATGCAGTTTGCCGAACGGGGCCCAGCCTTGATTACAAGGTTGCAGAGTATATTTCTGCTGGGGCAAGCGTCCCTGCACAGGCTCGAAGTGCAAATAGTGCTTGGTTGGTGGTTGTGTTGCCAAACGGTGTACGTTGTTGGGTAGGGGTACAGTTAGGCACCTTGGATGGCGATCCGAATGAACTGCCAGAAGAGAAGGCTCCCGATATTACGGTGCCTCCTACAAAATCGAGTGGTGGAGGCGGAGGGAGTGCCGTAGACGCTGATGGCGATGGCTATAAAAGCGATGTGGATTGTAACGATAGTTCAGATAAGATCAACCCGGGTGCACCAGAATACCCGGACGATTACACGGATTCCAACTGCAACGGTGAAGATAATTCTTAG